The Papaver somniferum cultivar HN1 chromosome 3, ASM357369v1, whole genome shotgun sequence genome includes a region encoding these proteins:
- the LOC113356209 gene encoding gamma-glutamylcyclotransferase 2-3-like, whose amino-acid sequence MVLWVFGYGSLIWKAGFHHDDRVVGFIKDYRRVFYQGSTDHRGTPEYPGRTVTMEPLQGDVCWGVAYKVSGGEDEKAALEHLEVREKQYDVKAYLDFFTDPTSTTPAITGVMVYIASPDKKLNQNYLGPASLEEMANQIVKAKGPSGPNRDYLFHLEEALLQLGCKNDKHVTDLANEVRRIISEQELIAS is encoded by the exons ATGGTGTTATGGGTATTCGGATATGGGTCTTTAATCTGGAAAGCTGGATTTCATCACGATGATCGTGTAGTTGGTTTCATCAAAGATTATCGCCGTGTCTTCTACCAAG GGAGTACTGATCACAGGGGTACTCCAGAGTATCCAGGGAGAACTGTGACTATGGAGCCTCTTCAAGGAGATGTTTGT TGGGGTGTGGCCTATAAAGTTTCAGGAGGGGAGGATGAAAAGGCTGCATTGGAG CATTTGGAAGTGAGGGAGAAGCAGTATGATGTGAAGGCTTATCTTGACTTCTTTACT GATCCAACGTCTACAACTCCTGCCATCACTGGAGTCATGGT ATACATTGCGTCACCTGACAAGAAACTCAATCAGAATTACCTAGGTCCTGCATCTCTTGAAGAGATGGCTAA CCAAATAGTGAAGGCAAAAGGCCCTTCAGGACCCAACAGAGATTACTTGTTTCATCTGGAAGAAGCCCTTCTTCAGCTAG GGTGCAAAAACGACAAGCATGTCACGGACCTCGCAAATGAAGTCAGGCGAATAATTTCAGAACAAGAGCTGATAGCTTCATGA